In the Streptomyces sp. BHT-5-2 genome, one interval contains:
- a CDS encoding glycoside hydrolase family 31 protein, translating to MNGRDLVRSVRMVRAVGPAQGLRSVRAAWRRSRADARALPRRGAERARVPGTALAAEPLPGGGVIRFARSSLRVRVAAGGAVFCGWDGAGPEPSYALAGACPAVDPRAVLEPDTEGGWRIVSERVLVVVSRFGGVEVRTPGGAMLRRELPPRWWDRVAEAGAGAAGAGAQGCGADGDGRPEGAVASRWVQRSEVTADARFFGLGSRSAGPRLRDGVYRLWNTDPGGAFGPGDDPLYLTMPVQMVVADAGTHLVFHDNSWDGRVALQEGAEGAGSGHDRPGTCELRMDGGPLRYWVLAGTPARVLLGWTALTGAPALPPRWALGYQHARWGFGSADEVRRVVAGYRERGLPLSAVHLDIDHYDGHRVFTVDRGRFPDLPGLAGELRSEGVRLVSIVDPAVKAEPGNAVYDGGAAVDGFVRDARGRVVRGEVWPGESVYPDFTDARVRKWWGALYAERLAQGFSGVWHDMNEPVSFAAFGEPTLPRSARHDLEGRGGDHREAHNVYGLAMAQAAYEGLCELRPGERPFLFSRSGWAGLQRYGGTWSGDVATGWPGLRASLALVLGLGLCGVPYSGPDVGGFSGVPSPELYLRWFQLGAYLPLFRTHSALWAGRREPWEYGEEVLAHARAALRERERLVPYFVTLGQLARLSGAPYVRPVWWGAPRDRALRDCEDAFLLGDALLVAPIVEAGAVRRAVRLPRGRWYDTATGRAYEGPGRVWVDAPLSRIPVLARAGAVLPVAGADGGTELEVWAPAAGRTGGGLVVPDGGDGWRRPEVERFASRWEGGRVVVERRDGGPAGYPVRVRGLEGPGPVVG from the coding sequence ATGAACGGGCGTGATCTGGTGCGGTCGGTACGGATGGTCAGGGCGGTCGGGCCGGCGCAGGGGCTGCGGTCCGTGCGTGCGGCGTGGCGCCGGAGCAGGGCGGATGCGCGGGCGCTGCCGCGGCGGGGGGCGGAGCGGGCGCGGGTGCCGGGTACGGCGCTGGCGGCGGAGCCGTTGCCGGGTGGCGGGGTGATCCGTTTCGCGCGGTCGTCGCTGCGGGTGCGGGTCGCGGCGGGGGGCGCGGTGTTCTGCGGGTGGGACGGGGCCGGGCCGGAGCCGTCGTATGCGCTGGCCGGGGCGTGTCCGGCGGTGGACCCTCGGGCGGTGCTGGAGCCGGACACGGAGGGCGGCTGGCGGATCGTCTCGGAGCGGGTGCTGGTGGTGGTGTCGCGGTTCGGTGGGGTGGAGGTGCGGACGCCGGGCGGGGCGATGCTGCGGCGGGAGCTGCCGCCGCGCTGGTGGGACCGGGTGGCGGAGGCCGGGGCGGGTGCGGCGGGTGCCGGGGCGCAGGGGTGCGGAGCGGACGGGGACGGGCGGCCCGAGGGGGCGGTGGCGTCGCGGTGGGTGCAGCGGTCGGAGGTGACGGCGGACGCGCGGTTCTTCGGGCTGGGCAGCCGGTCGGCGGGGCCGCGGCTGCGGGACGGGGTGTACCGGCTGTGGAACACCGATCCGGGCGGCGCGTTCGGGCCCGGGGACGATCCGCTGTATCTGACGATGCCGGTGCAGATGGTGGTGGCGGACGCGGGGACGCACCTGGTGTTCCACGACAACTCCTGGGACGGCCGGGTGGCGTTGCAGGAGGGGGCGGAGGGCGCCGGGTCGGGGCACGACCGGCCGGGCACCTGCGAGCTGCGGATGGACGGCGGGCCGCTGCGCTACTGGGTGCTGGCGGGGACGCCGGCCCGGGTGCTGCTGGGGTGGACGGCGCTGACGGGCGCGCCGGCGCTGCCGCCCCGTTGGGCGCTGGGGTATCAGCACGCCCGGTGGGGGTTCGGCAGTGCCGACGAGGTGCGGCGGGTGGTGGCGGGCTATCGGGAGCGGGGGCTGCCGCTGTCGGCGGTCCATCTGGACATCGACCACTACGACGGGCACCGGGTGTTCACCGTGGACCGCGGGCGGTTCCCGGATCTGCCGGGGCTGGCCGGGGAGTTGCGGTCCGAGGGCGTGCGGCTGGTGTCGATCGTGGACCCGGCGGTGAAGGCGGAGCCGGGGAACGCGGTGTACGACGGCGGGGCGGCGGTGGACGGCTTCGTACGGGACGCGCGGGGGCGGGTGGTGCGGGGCGAGGTGTGGCCGGGCGAGTCGGTGTATCCGGACTTCACCGACGCGCGGGTGCGCAAGTGGTGGGGGGCGCTGTACGCGGAGCGGCTGGCGCAGGGGTTCTCCGGGGTGTGGCACGACATGAACGAGCCGGTGTCGTTCGCGGCGTTCGGGGAGCCGACGCTGCCCCGGTCGGCGCGGCACGACCTGGAGGGGCGCGGCGGTGACCACCGGGAGGCGCACAACGTCTACGGGCTGGCCATGGCGCAGGCGGCCTACGAGGGGCTGTGCGAACTGCGGCCCGGGGAGCGGCCGTTCCTCTTCTCCCGGTCGGGGTGGGCGGGGCTGCAGCGGTACGGGGGGACGTGGTCGGGGGACGTGGCGACCGGGTGGCCGGGGCTGCGGGCGTCGTTGGCGCTGGTGCTGGGGCTGGGGTTGTGCGGGGTGCCGTACAGCGGGCCGGATGTGGGCGGCTTCTCGGGGGTGCCGTCGCCGGAGCTGTATCTGCGGTGGTTCCAACTGGGTGCGTATCTGCCGTTGTTCCGTACGCATTCGGCGCTCTGGGCGGGGCGGCGGGAGCCGTGGGAGTACGGGGAGGAGGTGCTGGCGCACGCGCGGGCGGCGCTGCGGGAGCGGGAGCGGCTGGTGCCGTACTTCGTGACGCTGGGGCAGTTGGCGCGGCTGTCGGGGGCGCCGTATGTGCGTCCGGTGTGGTGGGGTGCGCCGCGGGACCGGGCGCTGCGGGACTGCGAGGACGCGTTCCTGTTGGGGGACGCGCTGTTGGTGGCGCCCATAGTGGAGGCGGGGGCGGTGCGGCGGGCGGTGCGGTTGCCGCGCGGCCGGTGGTACGACACGGCGACCGGGCGGGCGTACGAGGGGCCGGGGCGGGTGTGGGTGGACGCGCCGCTGTCCCGTATTCCGGTGCTGGCGCGGGCGGGTGCGGTGCTGCCGGTGGCGGGGGCGGACGGTGGGACGGAGCTGGAGGTGTGGGCGCCGGCGGCCGGGCGTACGGGCGGGGGGCTGGTGGTGCCGGACGGCGGGGACGGCTGGCGGCGGCCGGAGGTGGAACGGTTCGCCTCCCGGTGGGAGGGCGGCCGGGTGGTCGTCGAGCGGCGGGACGGGGGTCCGGCGGGGTATCCGGTGCGGGTGCGGGGGTTGGAGGGGCCGGGGCCGGTGGTGGGCTGA
- a CDS encoding M15 family metallopeptidase: MPRLAATRRGLVAAAAALLALTAVPSGAAARTVAAPSSGGTGEGARAHDPKAPREFVALREVDPTIIQEIRYATPHDFVGVPVTGYREPMCILTRGAARALHRAQLSFLLRGYSLKVYDCYRPQRAVDHFVAWAKDLSDQRMKAEFYPRVDKSVLFRDGYIAQKSGHSRGSTVDLTLVRLPARPTRPYVPGEPLTSCFGPKASRFPDNSLDMGTGFDCFDTLAHTLDPRTGGQQRANRLLLKAGLERAGFVNYADEWWHYTFSPETFPDTYFDFPVARGSLVRR, translated from the coding sequence ATGCCGAGACTTGCTGCCACGCGGCGCGGCCTGGTCGCCGCGGCCGCCGCCCTGTTGGCCCTCACCGCCGTCCCGTCGGGTGCCGCCGCGCGGACCGTCGCCGCGCCGTCGTCGGGCGGCACCGGGGAGGGTGCGCGGGCCCATGACCCGAAGGCGCCGAGGGAGTTCGTGGCGTTGCGCGAGGTGGATCCCACGATCATCCAGGAGATCCGCTATGCCACCCCGCACGATTTCGTGGGGGTGCCGGTGACGGGTTATCGGGAGCCGATGTGCATTCTGACGCGGGGTGCGGCGCGGGCGCTGCACCGGGCGCAGCTGTCCTTCCTGCTGCGCGGCTACTCCCTCAAGGTCTATGACTGCTATCGCCCGCAGCGGGCGGTGGACCACTTCGTGGCGTGGGCGAAGGACCTGTCGGACCAGCGGATGAAGGCGGAGTTCTATCCGCGGGTGGACAAGTCGGTGCTGTTCCGGGACGGGTACATCGCCCAGAAGTCCGGGCACAGCAGGGGCAGTACGGTGGATCTGACGCTGGTCCGGCTGCCGGCGCGGCCGACCCGGCCGTATGTGCCCGGGGAGCCGTTGACGTCCTGCTTCGGGCCGAAGGCGAGCCGTTTCCCGGACAACTCCCTGGACATGGGGACCGGCTTCGACTGCTTCGACACCCTCGCGCACACCCTGGACCCGCGGACAGGGGGGCAGCAGCGGGCGAACCGGCTGTTGCTGAAGGCGGGGCTGGAGCGCGCCGGGTTCGTGAACTACGCGGACGAGTGGTGGCACTACACCTTCTCGCCGGAGACGTTTCCGGACACCTATTTCGACTTCCCGGTGGCGCGCGGTTCGCTGGTGCGGCGCTGA